The following is a genomic window from Spirosoma foliorum.
CGGCGAGAGTGAAAGTTAACTACCGACCGTGGGTACACTATAAATCCTGCTAAAAATTAGTTTTCTATCTTGCCAAATGACAAGTCTGCTTACCTGAGCACATCGTAATTTGGCTTCATGGAAAACCTTATCAATTATCTGCTACAGTTCGGGCAACTCAACCCACACCAAATTGACCTGATCAAAAGCAAGGCGATTACAAAAAAGTTGGCCCGCGATCACTTCTATTTTGAAGCGGGAAAAGTACAGCGCGAAGTGGCTTTTCTGACCGAAGGCATTATCCGGATTTGCTACTACAACCGCGATGGCGATGAAATTACTAAGTACTTTCTGGACGAGAATCATTTCGTTGTCGATGTGAACAGTTATACGCTCCAAATTCCGACGGTAGAATATGCGCAGGCTATCACAGACTGCGAGCTGGTCATCATCTCCCGAGAAGCGATGGAGGAATTATCCATGACGATCATCGGTTGGGACGCCATTATCAACAAAATCACCGTCAAAGGTATGGCGGATAAAGTCAACAGAATCAGTCCAATGCTGGCCGAAGATGCGACCGAACGCTATCTGAATTTCATGAAGACATTCCCGAATCTGGCTCATCGCATTCCTCAACTATACCTGGCCTCGTTTTTGGGCATTACTCCTACCTCGTTAAGTCGCATCAGACGGCAAATTAGCGAATAGCGCTTCTTGCCAAATGGCAAGTTTCGTCCCGACGACGCTTCTGAACTTTGCAACGTCATTAAAAAAATCAACGTATGCAAACAATCATCATCACAGGGGCAACCAGCGGTATCGGGTATGAATGCGCTCTGGAGTTAGCCAGAATGGCACCGGATAAACAGCTTATTATTCCCTGCCGAAACTTACAATCGGGACAAAAAGTCGTCAAAAAAATACAGCAGCAGACTAATCATCAGCACGTCATCTGTATGCCGCTGGATTTGGAATCTCTTCAATCTGTTCGCGAATTTGTCCAGTTATTTTCGGAGCAACCTCATCGCGGGTTGGTTGCTTTGCTCAATAATGCAGGCATTCAGCATGCCGACGAAACCCGGTCTACCCGAGACGGGTTTGAGGCTACGTTTGGGGTAAATCACCTGGCTCCCTTTTACCTGACGTTGCTGCTTTTACCTTTTATGAGCGCCGGGAGTAGCATTACCTTCACGGCCAGTGGCACGCACGATCCGAAGCAGACAACAGGCATGCCCACTCCTGTTTATACAAGCGCTGAGCAATTAGCCTATCCAGCCAAAACGAACGAAAGCCCTGTAGCGGTTGGCCAAAAACGGTATACAACCTCGAAGCTGTGCAATGTGCTGACCACGTATGCGTTGCAGAAACGCATAGAAAAACTCAACATCCGGGTTAATGCTTTCGACCCAGGCTTCGTTCCCGGAACGGGTTTAGCCCGAAGCTATTCCCCATTTTTGAAATTCATTTCCAATTACATTTTTAAACTTCTGATTCTACTTCATCCAAACGTGCATACGGCTCGACAGTCGGGAAAAAACCTGGCGAACC
Proteins encoded in this region:
- a CDS encoding SDR family NAD(P)-dependent oxidoreductase, which gives rise to MQTIIITGATSGIGYECALELARMAPDKQLIIPCRNLQSGQKVVKKIQQQTNHQHVICMPLDLESLQSVREFVQLFSEQPHRGLVALLNNAGIQHADETRSTRDGFEATFGVNHLAPFYLTLLLLPFMSAGSSITFTASGTHDPKQTTGMPTPVYTSAEQLAYPAKTNESPVAVGQKRYTTSKLCNVLTTYALQKRIEKLNIRVNAFDPGFVPGTGLARSYSPFLKFISNYIFKLLILLHPNVHTARQSGKNLANLAYGDAYKAYTGKYFEGKKEIPSSEDSYRQDLQKELWETSLKLTGIKPEQTSIPLP
- a CDS encoding Crp/Fnr family transcriptional regulator, with amino-acid sequence MENLINYLLQFGQLNPHQIDLIKSKAITKKLARDHFYFEAGKVQREVAFLTEGIIRICYYNRDGDEITKYFLDENHFVVDVNSYTLQIPTVEYAQAITDCELVIISREAMEELSMTIIGWDAIINKITVKGMADKVNRISPMLAEDATERYLNFMKTFPNLAHRIPQLYLASFLGITPTSLSRIRRQISE